One Poecilia reticulata strain Guanapo linkage group LG19, Guppy_female_1.0+MT, whole genome shotgun sequence genomic window carries:
- the LOC103481857 gene encoding gastrula zinc finger protein XlCGF57.1-like isoform X2: MFPAPVTAPWIQPGRNVSVRPGSCETSLRFVLQKTDTMKEVDNVHQNTESLSLEEKVQMKRLGVHQPQDVGRPQTADVRPLEVMKEKVPWSPSTDQQNPEPVHVKEEEEELWISQEGGYHYGLDENEYSRLPLTVIVKTEDEEEEPQTSQLHQSQTNAREVERPTSSFKWIKKESDGEDWGRLELVRKPRAPRPKSGAEGLDTPETEFSEEDDWQEPLSETDSGCKGSRATELRAGSDNRCSAVKKPFSCPECGKQFLYRQSLKRHMRRNIEKSSNCSVNLKCSEVKQSADSKTKVHTGKKNFSCDMCGKTFRDHFSLKSHMRVHSEEKPFGCEICAKCFKHEHNLKIHMRIHTGEMPFSCEVCGKRFKHQHNLKTHMRIHTGEKPFVCDICGKRARHQNNLKTHMIVHRGERPFGCDLCGKKFNRKTSLRAHMTVHTGEKPFACDICGKSYKRKTHLRTHMTVHNEEKPFGCDVCGKRFNRKTHLGTHMAVHTGEKPYSCDFCGKRFTRKTHLDSHITVHTGEKPFGCAVCGQEFSQQGSLNRHMTLHLG; the protein is encoded by the exons ATGTTTCCAGCTCCTGTAACAGCTCCATGGATCCAACCTGGCAGGAATGTTAGTGTTCGGCCTGGTTCGTGTGAAACGAGCCTCCGGTTCGTTTTACAGAAAACTGACACCATGAAGGAAGTGGATAATGTCCATCAGAACACTGAAAGTCTGTCTTTGGAGGAGAAAGTGCAGATGAAACGGCTCGGTGTCCACCAGCCGCAGGATGTTGGTAGACCCCAAACAGCTG ATGTTCGGCCCTTGGAGGTGATGAAAGAGAAGGTTCCCTGGAGCCCCAGTACGGATCAGCAGAACCCAGAACCTGTTCACgtaaaagaggaagaggaagaactCTGGATCAGTCAAGAGGGGGGGTATCATTATGGGTTGGACGAAAATGAGTACAGCCGACTCCCATTAACTGTTATTGTGAAGactgaagatgaggaagaggaaccTCAGACTTCACAGCTTCATCAAAGCCAAACTAACGCCAGAGAGGTTGAGCGTCCAACCAGCAGCTTTAAATGGATCAAAAAGGAAAGTGATGGAGAGGACTGGGGACGGCTGGAACTGGTTAGGAAACCACGTGCTCCAAGACCAAAGAGTGGCGCGGAGGGTTTAGACACCCCTGAGACTGAATTCAGTGAAGAAGACGATTGGCAGGAACCTTTGTCAGAGACTGACTCCGGCTGTAAGGGAAGCAGAGCAACAGAGTTGAGAGCAGGCAGCGATAACAGATGTAGTGCTGTTAAAAAGCCGTTCAGCTGCCCAGAGTGTGGTAAACAGTTTCTGTACAGGCAGTCTCTGAAGAGACACATGAGACGCAACATAGAAAAAAGCTCCAACTGTTCGGTTAATCTGAAATGTTCCGAAGTGAAGCAAAGTGCAGATTCAAAGACCAAAGTCCACACGGGGAAGAAAAACTTCAGCTGCGACATGTGCGGAAAAACTTTCAGAGATCATTTCAGCCTGAAATCTCACATGAGAGTCCACTCTGAGGAAAAGCCCTTTGGCTGCGAAATTTGTGCCAAGTGCTTCAAGCATGAGCACAACCTGAAGATACATATGAGAATCCACACGGGAGAGATGCCGTTCAGCTGCGAAGTTTGCGGTAAAAGGTTTAAGCATCAGCACAATCTGAAGACGcacatgagaatccacactGGGGAGAAGCCTTTTGTGTGCGACATCTGTGGCAAAAGAGCGAGACACCAGAACAACCTGAAGACGCACATGATAGTCCACAGAGGGGAACGGCCCTTCGGTTGTGATCTCTGTGGCAAAAAGTTCAACCGTAAAACGAGTCTCAGGGCGCACATGACGGTTCACACGGGCGAAAAACCATTTGCTTGCGATATCTGCGGTAAAAGCTATAAGCGAAAAACGCACCTTCGGACTCACATGACCGTCCACAATGAAGAAAAGCCTTTTGGTTGTGACGTCTGCGGTAAGAGGTTCAATCGTAAAACGCATCTCGGGACGCACATGGCGGTCCACACAGGCGAGAAGCCTTACAGCTGTGACTTCTGTGGTAAAAGGTTCACCCGGAAAACGCATCTTGATTCCCACATTACGGTTCACACGGGAGAAAAACCTTTTGGCTGCGCCGTGTGTGGGCAAGAATTCTCCCAGCAGGGAAGTTTAAACAGACACATGACATTACACTTGGgataa
- the LOC103481857 gene encoding gastrula zinc finger protein XlCGF57.1-like isoform X1 has translation MFPAPVTAPWIQPGRNVSVRPGSCETSLRFVLQKTDTMKEVDNVHQNTESLSLEEKVQMKRLGVHQPQDVGRPQTAADVRPLEVMKEKVPWSPSTDQQNPEPVHVKEEEEELWISQEGGYHYGLDENEYSRLPLTVIVKTEDEEEEPQTSQLHQSQTNAREVERPTSSFKWIKKESDGEDWGRLELVRKPRAPRPKSGAEGLDTPETEFSEEDDWQEPLSETDSGCKGSRATELRAGSDNRCSAVKKPFSCPECGKQFLYRQSLKRHMRRNIEKSSNCSVNLKCSEVKQSADSKTKVHTGKKNFSCDMCGKTFRDHFSLKSHMRVHSEEKPFGCEICAKCFKHEHNLKIHMRIHTGEMPFSCEVCGKRFKHQHNLKTHMRIHTGEKPFVCDICGKRARHQNNLKTHMIVHRGERPFGCDLCGKKFNRKTSLRAHMTVHTGEKPFACDICGKSYKRKTHLRTHMTVHNEEKPFGCDVCGKRFNRKTHLGTHMAVHTGEKPYSCDFCGKRFTRKTHLDSHITVHTGEKPFGCAVCGQEFSQQGSLNRHMTLHLG, from the exons ATGTTTCCAGCTCCTGTAACAGCTCCATGGATCCAACCTGGCAGGAATGTTAGTGTTCGGCCTGGTTCGTGTGAAACGAGCCTCCGGTTCGTTTTACAGAAAACTGACACCATGAAGGAAGTGGATAATGTCCATCAGAACACTGAAAGTCTGTCTTTGGAGGAGAAAGTGCAGATGAAACGGCTCGGTGTCCACCAGCCGCAGGATGTTGGTAGACCCCAAACAGCTG CAGATGTTCGGCCCTTGGAGGTGATGAAAGAGAAGGTTCCCTGGAGCCCCAGTACGGATCAGCAGAACCCAGAACCTGTTCACgtaaaagaggaagaggaagaactCTGGATCAGTCAAGAGGGGGGGTATCATTATGGGTTGGACGAAAATGAGTACAGCCGACTCCCATTAACTGTTATTGTGAAGactgaagatgaggaagaggaaccTCAGACTTCACAGCTTCATCAAAGCCAAACTAACGCCAGAGAGGTTGAGCGTCCAACCAGCAGCTTTAAATGGATCAAAAAGGAAAGTGATGGAGAGGACTGGGGACGGCTGGAACTGGTTAGGAAACCACGTGCTCCAAGACCAAAGAGTGGCGCGGAGGGTTTAGACACCCCTGAGACTGAATTCAGTGAAGAAGACGATTGGCAGGAACCTTTGTCAGAGACTGACTCCGGCTGTAAGGGAAGCAGAGCAACAGAGTTGAGAGCAGGCAGCGATAACAGATGTAGTGCTGTTAAAAAGCCGTTCAGCTGCCCAGAGTGTGGTAAACAGTTTCTGTACAGGCAGTCTCTGAAGAGACACATGAGACGCAACATAGAAAAAAGCTCCAACTGTTCGGTTAATCTGAAATGTTCCGAAGTGAAGCAAAGTGCAGATTCAAAGACCAAAGTCCACACGGGGAAGAAAAACTTCAGCTGCGACATGTGCGGAAAAACTTTCAGAGATCATTTCAGCCTGAAATCTCACATGAGAGTCCACTCTGAGGAAAAGCCCTTTGGCTGCGAAATTTGTGCCAAGTGCTTCAAGCATGAGCACAACCTGAAGATACATATGAGAATCCACACGGGAGAGATGCCGTTCAGCTGCGAAGTTTGCGGTAAAAGGTTTAAGCATCAGCACAATCTGAAGACGcacatgagaatccacactGGGGAGAAGCCTTTTGTGTGCGACATCTGTGGCAAAAGAGCGAGACACCAGAACAACCTGAAGACGCACATGATAGTCCACAGAGGGGAACGGCCCTTCGGTTGTGATCTCTGTGGCAAAAAGTTCAACCGTAAAACGAGTCTCAGGGCGCACATGACGGTTCACACGGGCGAAAAACCATTTGCTTGCGATATCTGCGGTAAAAGCTATAAGCGAAAAACGCACCTTCGGACTCACATGACCGTCCACAATGAAGAAAAGCCTTTTGGTTGTGACGTCTGCGGTAAGAGGTTCAATCGTAAAACGCATCTCGGGACGCACATGGCGGTCCACACAGGCGAGAAGCCTTACAGCTGTGACTTCTGTGGTAAAAGGTTCACCCGGAAAACGCATCTTGATTCCCACATTACGGTTCACACGGGAGAAAAACCTTTTGGCTGCGCCGTGTGTGGGCAAGAATTCTCCCAGCAGGGAAGTTTAAACAGACACATGACATTACACTTGGgataa